The DNA sequence CCTGCGGCACGCGGACCTCCTCGCACGGCACCGCAGCGGCGCCTCCTCGACGACCCGGGCACCGTCCCAGAGGGGTCTGACAGTCCGGTCCGCGGCCGGGTGACGCAGCGGGGCCCGGACGCTGCTGCGTCCGGGCCCCGAGGGCGGAGGATGCGGGATTTGAACCCGCGAGGGCGTTAACCCAACCCGCGTTCCAGGCGAGCGCCATAGGCCACTAGGCGAATCCTCCGTGGGCGACATTACCGGACGGGTGCGGCGTCCGTCAGCGGTCCCCCGTTCCCGCGGCGCGCCACGGGCCGATCGGACCCGCGGCGCAGGGGCGCTACAGTGGGCGCGGCCCCTCGTGCGGCGCCATCCTGCTGAACCCCCCCAGGGCCGGAAGGCAGCAAGGGCAGGTGGGCTCTGGCGGGTGCGCGAGGGGTCCTTCCCTGTCCGGCCCCGCTGTCCACAGGCGCTGCAGCGGTGGCCCCGAGCTGTCGGAACCCGGCGGGAGGATGCTGACGTGGCCACCGCTCTGTACCGCCGCTACCGCCCTGACTCGTTCGCCGAGGTGATCGGGCAGGAGCACGTCACCGACCCCCTGCGCGCGGCGCTGCGGTCGGGACGCATCGGCCAGGCGTACCTCTTCTCGGGGCCGCGGGGCTGCGGCAAGACCACCTCGGCGCGCATCCTGGCCCGCTGCCTCAACTGCGCCCAGGGCCCCACCGACACCCCGTGCGGCACCTGCGACAGCTGCGTGGAGCTCGCCCGGGGAGGCCCGGGCAGCCTCGACGTGGTCGAGATCGACGCGGCCAGCCACGGAGGCGTCGACGACGCCCGCGAGCTGCGCGAGCGCGCCACCTTCGCCCCGGCGCGAGACCGCCAGAAGGTCTTCATCATCGACGAGGCGCACATGGTGACGCCGCAGGGCTTCAACGCCCTGCTGAAGATCGTCGAGGAGCCGCCGCCCCACATCGCCTTCATCTTCGCCACCACCGAGCCGGACAAGGTGCTGGGCACCATCCGCTCGCGCACCCACCACTACCCGTTCCGCCTCGTCCCGCCCCAGGTGCTGCAGGCGCACCTGCAGCAGGTCTGCGAGGCCGAGGGCGTCCAGGTGGGCCAGGGCGTGCTGCCGCTGGTGGTGCGGGCGGGCGCGGGCTCGGTGCGCGACTCGCTGTCGGTGCTCGACCAGCTGGCAGCGGGAGCCGGTCCGGCCGGCATCGACTACGAGCACGCGGTGGGCCTGCTCGGGTACACCCACGCGACCCTCCTGGACGACGTCACCGCGGCCTTCGCCGCCGGCGACGGCGCCACGGTCTTCCAGGTGGTCGATCGGGTCATCTCCTCCGGGCAGGACCCGCGCCGCTTCGTTGACGACCTGCTCCAGCGCCTGCGCGACCTCGTCGTGGTGCAGGCCGTGGGGGATCGCGCCGCGCAGGTCTTCCCCGGCGTCCCCTCCGACCAGCTGGAGCGGATGGCGGTGCAGGCTGCCGGATTCGGCGCCGCGCAGCTCTCCCGCGCCGCGGACCTCGCCAACACCGCCTCCACCGAGATGACCGGCGCCACCTCCCCACGCCTGCACCTCGAGCTGCTGTGCGCCCGGATGCTGCTGCCCGCCGCCGACGACGGCGAGCGCGGCCTCGCGGCGCGTCTGGACCGCGTCGAGCGGCGCCTCGCCGTCCCCGGGGGAGTGCCCGCTGCCGGTGGCGCCTCGCCGGCGGAGCACGAGGGCGCGGCCCGTGCTCTGCACCCCGTCGCCGCCGACCTGCCCGGGGAGCCTCCGCCGGGCGACGACGGCGAGCCGCGGGGCGCCCGGCACGTCCGCGACCTCATCGCCCGCCGCCGCGACGGTGGCGTCCCCGCCCCCGTCCCCGCTGCGCAGCCGGCCGGCCCACCGGCTGAGCGCCACGAGCGCGCTGAGGGCCAGGACAGGTCTGCGGCTCCAGCCGTGCCGGCCCCCTCCCAGGCCGCACCCCCGTCGGACCCGAGGCCCCCCGCCGCGGCTCCGACCGCGGCGGACCCTCGCGAGTGGCCTGACGACGGACCCGCCGCTCCGAGCGCTGCCGCTCCCGCTGCGGAGGCCGGGCCCGCGGCTCCGCCCGCCCGTGAGGAGGCGGTCCCCGCAGCCACGGGCCGTGCGGGCCAGGACAGCGCGGACGAGCCGTCGCAGCCGAGCGAGGCCGCCACCCCCGTGGCCGTCTCGCCCGACCCGGTCGGTGCGGTGCCGACCGGTGGGCCGGCCGGTGCCCACTCCACCGAGGCCGTGCGGCGGATGTGGCCCGAGGTCCTGGACCACCTCGCCAGCGTCAAGCGCCGCACCTGGACGCGGGTGAGCCAGGACGCCCAGGTCGTCCACGTCGACGACCAGCGCGTCGTGCTGCAGTTCGCCCGGCCCAACACCCTGCAGGCGTTCAGCATCGGCCCCCACGCGGACTTCGTCCGCGAGGCGCTCATCGCCGTCATCGGGCTCGACCGGCAGGTCGTCGCCACCAACGCGGGCGCCCCCGTCCCGGGGGCCTCGTCGGCGCCCGCGGGGGGACGCGCGGCCCCGGTGGCCCCTGCACCCGCTCCCGTCGCCGCTCCTCCTGCCGAGCGCCCCACCGCTCCCGCTCCCGCCGGCGCCGAGCGTCCCGCTGCTCCCAGCGGCGCTGCGCGCCCCGGGCACGGGACGGCGGCGCCCCCCGCCGACGCGGACGAGCCCGTGCGGCACCGTGACAGCGCCCCCCGAGACGACGCACGCGGCAGCGCCACCCCGCGGGGAGCCGGCCGGCCGGACCAGGCGCCGCCTCCCGCGCGGCGCCAGCGCAGCGCCGCCCCGCCCCCCTGGGAGGACGCGCCTCCGCCGGAGCCCCCGGACGACGGTGAGCCGCCGCCTCCGGAGGACGACGACCCCTGGGCCGACGCCGGACAGCTCTCCCGCCAGCGCCCCGCGGCGCCGGCGGCTCCGTCGTCCTCAGGGGAACCGCGCGCAGCGGCGACGCCGCCACCTGCCCCCGAGCGCGGCCCGGCGCCCTCCACCGCGCCGGCGGGCGGTGCCGCTCCGACCGCTCGGCCTGCCGCTCGGCCTGCCGCGCAGCCCACCCCGCAGCCGTCCCACCAGCCCGCGCAGCGCGCGGGAGCGGCGGGGCGCCCCCTCAGCGGGGCCGACCTGGCCCGGTCCGCCATGCGCTCCGCGGCCGCTGCCGGGGGCGCGGTGTCCGGGGACGGGGGCGGCGCCGGCAGCACCGCCGGCCGCGGGCCGCTGGCTCCCGAGGACGAGCCGAGCCGGGACGACCCTGATGCCGAGGGCTCGGGCCAGGTCGGCCTGCCCGTGGTGCAGCGCCTGCTCGGAGGCCGGGTGCTCTCCGTCGACGAGCGCCGCTGAGGCCACCTCTGGCGTCCGGCCCGAGCGGTCGGTGCTGCCACGTAGGCTCGACGCGTGTACGAGGGCGCGGTCCAAGACCTCATCGACGAGCTCGGGCGGCTCCCCGGTGTGGGGCCCAAGAGCGCCCAGCGCCTGGCGTTCCACCTCCTCGCCGCTGATGAGGACGAGGTGGCCCGCCTCGTCTCGGCACTCACGGAGGTGAAGCGCCGGGTGAGGTTCTGCTCGGTGTGCGGCAACGTCGCGCAGGAGGAGCAGTGCCGCATCTGCCTCGACCCGCGGCGCGACACCACCGTGCTGTGCGTGGTGGAGGAGCCGAAGGACGTCGTCGCCATCGAGCGCACCCGCGAGTTCCGCGGCCGCTACCACGTGCTCGGCGGCGCCATCAGCCCCATCGAGGGCGTCGGTCCTGACGACCTGCGCGTGCGCGAGCTGCTGTCGCGCCTGGCCTCGGGCGAGGTCACCGAGGTCATCCTCGCCACCGACCCCAACCTCGAGGGGGAGGCGACCGCCACGTACCTCGCGCGGATGCTCAAGCCGATGGGGCTGCGCGTCACGCGCCTGGCCTCGGGCCTGCCCGTCGGCGGCGACCTGGAGTACGCCGACGAGGTCACGCTCGGTCGCGCCTTCGAGGGCCGTCGCCTCCTCGACGTCTGACGCGCCGAGGGGCGCCCCGCCGCAGCGGGACGCCCCTCGGGTGGTGCTGGTGGTGCCGAGCCGCCTGGGGCGGAGCTCAGTCGCCGATGCGCTGACCGTCCTTGGACGAGAACAGGTGGATGTGGTTCGACTTGGGGACCACGCGCACCGTGGAGCCGGCCTGAGGAGGACGGCGACCGTCGACGCGGGCGATGATCTGCTGCTCGGAGGAGCCCAGCTTCGCGCGGCCGTACAGGTAGGCGTCGGCGCCGAGCTCCTCGACGACGTCGACCTCGACGGGCAGGCCGTCGTCAGCGAGGTCGAGGTCCTCCGGACGCACACCGATGGTGACCGTCGAGCCGGTCTCCTGCAGCGTGTCGCGGGGCACCGGGATCGTGGTGGAGCCGAACTTCACGCCGCCGTCGACGACGTCGAGGTTGAGCAGGTTCATGGCCGGGGAGCCGATGAAGCCGGCCACGAAGACGTTGTTCGGGTGGTCGTACATGCGGCGCGGGCTGTCGACCTGCATGAGCAGACCGTCCTTGAGGACCGCCACGCGGTCACCCATCGTCATGGCCTCGACCTGGTCGTGGGTCACGTAGACGGTGGTGACGCCCAGGCGGCGCTGCAGCTGCGCGATCTGGGTGCGGGTCTGCACGCGGAGCTTCGCGTCCAGGTTGGACAGCGGCTCGTCCATGAGGAACACCTGGGGCTGGCGCACGATCGCGCGGCCCATGGCGACGCGCTGGCGCTGGCCACCGGAGAGGGCCTTCGGCTTGCGCTCGAGGTACTGGGTGAGGTCGAGGATCTTCGCGGCCTCGGCGACGCGCGTCTTGATCTCGTCCTTCTTGACGCCGGCGATCTTCAGGGCGAAGCCCATGTTGTCGGCCACTGTCATGTGCGGGTACAGCGCGTAGTTCTGGAACACCATCGCGATGTCCCGGTCCTTGGGCTGGACGTCGGTGACGTCGCGGTCGCCGATGAGGATGCGTCCGGAGTTGACGTCCTCGAGGCCGGCGAGCATGCGCAGGGAGGTCGACTTGCCGCAGCCCGACGGGCCGACCAGCACGAGGAACTCGCCGTCGGCGACCTCGAGGTTGAGCTTGTCGACCGCGGGGCGCTCGCCGCCCGGGTACAGGCGCGTCGCGTTGTCGTAGACCACAGAAGCCATGAGAAAGCGTCCTCCCACCGGCAGGAACGTGCCGGACGATCCGAGTGAGGGACTCCGCCTGGCCGTCGGTGGCCGTGCGGAGGGCTACCGGCGACCGAGGTGGACGCCGGTGTCCGCGGCCCATAGTGCCCTAGACGGGGCGATCACGGAACCCCCGTACCTGCGACTCAGCCTCTGAGAACGCTCACAAGGTGCTGGAGCAGGGCTGAGACGTCCTCGGGGGTGCCCACGCGGAACTCCGCCGCGGTCTCGCCGTCGCCCACCTTGACCCCGACGTCACCGGCGGCGGGTTCGAGGGCGCCGAAGGCGTCCTCGTCGGTGACGTCGTCCCCGGCGTACAGCACCACCGGCCGGGTCCCGGTGCGCTCGGCCAGCCGGTCGCGCAGCGCGACCAGGGCGCTGCCCTTGTCGGCCTCGACCACGCTGAGCTCGACGACCTCCTTGCCGCGCAGCGCGCGCACGCCCTCCCACGCGCCAGGACCGTCCGCGACGAGCCGGGAGGCCTCGGCGGCCGCGTCGCGGGCCGCCGAGCGCGTGTGCAGCACGGCCCCGGCCGGCTTCAGCTCCAGGTGCGTCCCCTCGTGGGCGTCCGCCACGGCCCGCACCGCCTCCACCACCCGCGCGAGCAGCGCGCGCTGCTCGTCGTCGAGGTCGCTGGGCACGCCGTCGCCCTCGGCGCCGTGGCTGGCCACGAGCAGGGCGCCGTCCGGCGGGTCGGCCACCTCGCGCAGGGAGGCCATGGCCCGGCCGCTGACCAGGGCCACCGACACCCGGTCCACGCGGGCCAGTGCGGCGAGGGACGCGGCGCTGGCCGGCAGCGAACGCGCCGCACCGGGCTGCTCGACGATCGGAGCGAGCACCCCGTCGAAGTCGAACGCGAGCAGCACCGACGGCGCTGCGGACAGGGCGTCGATGGCGGCGCGCAGCTCGCTGAGCAGCGCGCCGTCACCCCCCGCTGGAGGCGAGGACGACGACGACGGCGACGCGCTCACCGGGCACCCGCCGCGGCCTGCTCGGCCTCCGGGGTGGCGGCCCCGGAGCCCTGTCCCGTCTCCAGGGCCGAGAGGAACGCCTCCGCCCAGCGCGTCACGTCGTGCGTGCGCACGCGCCGTCGCAGCTGGCGCATCCGGCGGGTCTGCTCCTTCTCCGGCATCTCCAGCGCCTGGTGGACCGCGCGCTTGAGGCCGGAGATGTCGTGGGGGTTGACCAGGAGCGCCCCGCCCAGCTCGTCGGCGGCGCCCGTGAACTCGCTGAGCACCAGCACGCCGCGCTCGTCGAGCCGTGAGGCCGCGTACTCCTTGGCCACGAGGTTCATGCCGTCCCGCAGCGCCGTGACGAGCATGACGTCGGCGGCCTGGTAGAGCGCGGACATCTCCTCGCGCGGCTGGTTGTGGTGCAGGTAGTGCACCGCCGCGCGCCCGATCGAGCCGTGCTCGCCGTTGATGCGGCCCACGGCCAGCTCGATCTCGTCGCGGAGCTGGCGGTAGCTGTCCACGCGCTCGCGGCTGGGGGTGGCCACCTGCACCAGCACCGTGTCCTCGGGGTCGACGACGCCGTCGTCGAGGAGCTCCCCGTAGGCCTTGAGCCGGTGCATGATCCCCTTGGTGTAGTCCAGCCGGTCCACGCCGAGCAGCAGCTTGCGCGGCGCTCCGAGCTCGAAGCGCACCTCGGTCACCCGCGACTGCACCGACGGCTGCGCGGCCAGCTCCTCGTAGGCGGGCGTGTCGATGGAGATCGGGAACGCCGCGGCGTGCACCTGGCGCTCTCCGCGGTCGTCGTCGCGGACGGTGATGCGGTGCCGTCGGCTGTCGAGCCCGAGGAGGCGCCGGCAGACCCGCAGGAAGTTGTTGGCGTCGGACTGCCGCTGGAAGCCCACGAGGTCTGCGCCCAGCAGGCCCTCGACCACCTGCCGGCGCCACGGCATCTGCGCGAAGAGCTCGTACGGCGGGAAGGGGATGTGGTTGAAGAAGCCGATCTTGAGGTCGGGGCGCAGCTCCCGCAGCACGGCCGGCACCAGCTGCAGCTGGTAGTCCTGCACCCACACCGTCGCCCCGCGGGCGGCCTGGGCGGCGGCCGCCTCGGCGAAGCGCCGGTTGACCTTGACGTAGGCGTCCCACCAGGCCCGGTGGTACGTCGGCACGGCGATGACGTCGTGGTAGAGCGGCCACAGCGTGTCGTTGGAGAAGCCCTCGTAGTAGGTCGAGACCTCCTCCTCGGACAGCGGCACGGGCACGAGGTGCATGTCCTCGCCGTCGAACGGCTCCGGCGCCTCGCCGGCGTCTCCGCTCCAGCCGACCCAGGCGCCCTCCGCGCGGCGCATCACCGGCTCCAGCGCCGTCACCAGACCGCCGGGGGAGGTTCGCCAGGAGGTGCTCCCGTCGTCAGCGACCACGCGGTCGACGGGGAGCCGGTTGGCCACCACCACGAAGTCGTACTCGCCCACGGCCTGCGGCACCGGCGTCAGCTCCCCGCTCGTCCAGCAGCTCCCACCGGCCCCCCGGGAGCTGGCTCGGACCCGACCCTAGGCGGGCGTCGTCCGCCCCGCGACCGCCGCCCCGCCGCGCCGCGCCACGCGAGGGGGCCCTCCGCCGCGTACCGTGGCGGGGTGGACGCCAGGACCTCGGGGCTCGGCGCGCGCGACAGCGCCGCCCTCCGCGCGCCCGGTCCGCCCACCGGGACGCCGGCGTCGCAGGGCCCCGCGACCCCGTCGGTCATCGGCCGGCTGGGCCCCTACCGCCTCCTGCAGGTCATCGGCGGCGGCGGCATGGGCGTGGTCCACCTGGGGCTCGACCCGGCCGGGCGGGCGGTGGCCATCAAGGTGCTGCGACCCCACGTCGCCGCCGACCCGTCGGCGCGCAGCCGCCTGGCGCGTGAGGTCGACGCCCTCCAGCGGGTGCGCTCGCCGCGCGTCGCCGAGGTCCTCGACGCCGACCCCGACGCTGACCAGCCCTACGTGGTCACCGAGTTCGTCCCCGCTCCGCCGCTCGACCTGCTGGTCGAGCGCGAGGGTCCCCTCGGGGGCGCCGCGCTCGGCCGCCTCGGCCTGGGGCTGGGCGACGCGCTCGCAGCCATCCACCACGCCGGGGTGGTCCACCGGGACCTCAAGCCGGGCAACGTGCTCGTGGCCGACGGCGACCCGGTGGTCATCGACTTCGGCATCGCGCAGGTGGCCGACGACGTCCGGCTCACCAGCGCGGGCCTGGTCATGGGGACCCCGGGGTACCTGGCGCCCGAGGTGCTCGACGGCGCGTCCCCCACCTCCTCCGGCGACTGGTGGGGCTGGGCCGCCACCCTCGCCTTCGCCGCCACGGGCCGCCCCCCGTTCGGCACCGGGCCGTCCGAGGCCGTGCTGTCCAGGGTCCGACGGGGCGCGGCGGACGTCACCGGCGCCCCGGAGCCGCTGGTGGGCCTGCTGCGGTCCGCGCTGTCGCCGGAGCCCTCGCTGCGCCCCCCGCCGCGACGCCTGCGCCAGGCCGTGCAGGCGCTCCTGGACCCCGACGTCGGCACGTGGCCGCCCGTGCGCACCGGCTCCAGCGCCGCGCCCACGGCGGCCGTGCCGCTCCACCGACCCGCTGCACGCACCTCGGCCGTTCCAGCTCTGCACGTGCAGCCCTCCTCCGCGCAGTCCTCCACCGCGCTCCCCGAGACCACCGTCATGCCGGAGGCGGCGCCGCCGCTCGACGGCGCCCCGCCGGAGGCCGCTCCCGTCCCCTGGCCCGAGCCGGCGGCCCGCAGCAGCGGCCCCGCCCGGAGGGCCGAGGCGCCCACCGAGCTGGTGGGCGGGCTCGCCGCCGCCCGGCCCGAGCGGTCGGAGAGCACCAGGGTGCTGCCCTCCGAGGCGCCCGTGACGCGCCCGCACGACAGCGCTCAGCACGACCGGACCCAGGTGGTCCCTCCCTACGACGGGACCCACCGCGCCGGCGCTCCGTACGAGCCCCCGCCGGGCTACGAGCGGCCTGCGCCCCCGGCGCCGGCCCCCCCGTACGCACCCATCGGAGAGGGGGCCGAGCAGGGCCGGCCCGCCACCGGCGCGGTGCTGCTCCTGCTGCTGCTCGTGGCCGTGGCGCTCGGCGCCGTGGCGCCGCTGGTCGCGGCGTCCGCCGTCGCCGTCGCCGTCGTGCTGGCGCGCACGGTCGACAGGTCGGTCGCCGCCGTGGTCCGCCGGCGCTACGAGCGGGGCCCGCGCCGCTCCGACGGCACCGTGGCGGCGCTGGCGCTGCCGGGCCAGCTGCTGGTGGCCCTGTTCGCGTCGCTGCCCGCCCTCCTGCTGCCCGCGGCCATGGCCGTCAGCACCGCCTTCCTCGTGGGGTGGGCCATCGCGCCGCAGAGCACCCCCGTGCCGGGGCAGGCGCTGCCGCTGGCGGCGGCCGTGCTCGTGGGAGCGGTGACGGCCTGGTGGGGGCCGGGCAGCCGGACCGTGCGCCGAGGCTCCCGCACGGCGGTCCGCGGGGCGCTGCCCGGACGGACCAGCAGCCGCGTGGCGGTCTCCGTGCTGGCGCTGGTGCTGGTGGCCTGCGTCATCGTGGTGGTGAACAGCGGCGGCACCCCTGACTGGACCCCGCTGACCGACGCTCCACCCGGCCTGGGCTGACGACGCCGGGCCGTCCGGCGGGAGCCGCAGGCCCGCGCCACGTCGACGTCCAGCGACCTCCCAGGCGGCGCCCGTAGCCTGGGGAGCTGACCGGACACCCTGGAGGAAGCCCCGTGCCCGACCGGCCCACCACCAAGGACGCCCGCCGCGACGCCGCGCGCGAGAAGGCCCGCCAGATGCGGGAGGCGCAGGCCCGCAAGCAGCGGCGCAACCGCGTCCTCGCCATCTCCGCCGCTGCCGTGGCGCTGGTGCTGGTCGTCGGCGCCGTGGCGTTCG is a window from the Quadrisphaera setariae genome containing:
- a CDS encoding DNA polymerase III subunit gamma and tau; this encodes MATALYRRYRPDSFAEVIGQEHVTDPLRAALRSGRIGQAYLFSGPRGCGKTTSARILARCLNCAQGPTDTPCGTCDSCVELARGGPGSLDVVEIDAASHGGVDDARELRERATFAPARDRQKVFIIDEAHMVTPQGFNALLKIVEEPPPHIAFIFATTEPDKVLGTIRSRTHHYPFRLVPPQVLQAHLQQVCEAEGVQVGQGVLPLVVRAGAGSVRDSLSVLDQLAAGAGPAGIDYEHAVGLLGYTHATLLDDVTAAFAAGDGATVFQVVDRVISSGQDPRRFVDDLLQRLRDLVVVQAVGDRAAQVFPGVPSDQLERMAVQAAGFGAAQLSRAADLANTASTEMTGATSPRLHLELLCARMLLPAADDGERGLAARLDRVERRLAVPGGVPAAGGASPAEHEGAARALHPVAADLPGEPPPGDDGEPRGARHVRDLIARRRDGGVPAPVPAAQPAGPPAERHERAEGQDRSAAPAVPAPSQAAPPSDPRPPAAAPTAADPREWPDDGPAAPSAAAPAAEAGPAAPPAREEAVPAATGRAGQDSADEPSQPSEAATPVAVSPDPVGAVPTGGPAGAHSTEAVRRMWPEVLDHLASVKRRTWTRVSQDAQVVHVDDQRVVLQFARPNTLQAFSIGPHADFVREALIAVIGLDRQVVATNAGAPVPGASSAPAGGRAAPVAPAPAPVAAPPAERPTAPAPAGAERPAAPSGAARPGHGTAAPPADADEPVRHRDSAPRDDARGSATPRGAGRPDQAPPPARRQRSAAPPPWEDAPPPEPPDDGEPPPPEDDDPWADAGQLSRQRPAAPAAPSSSGEPRAAATPPPAPERGPAPSTAPAGGAAPTARPAARPAAQPTPQPSHQPAQRAGAAGRPLSGADLARSAMRSAAAAGGAVSGDGGGAGSTAGRGPLAPEDEPSRDDPDAEGSGQVGLPVVQRLLGGRVLSVDERR
- the recR gene encoding recombination mediator RecR: MYEGAVQDLIDELGRLPGVGPKSAQRLAFHLLAADEDEVARLVSALTEVKRRVRFCSVCGNVAQEEQCRICLDPRRDTTVLCVVEEPKDVVAIERTREFRGRYHVLGGAISPIEGVGPDDLRVRELLSRLASGEVTEVILATDPNLEGEATATYLARMLKPMGLRVTRLASGLPVGGDLEYADEVTLGRAFEGRRLLDV
- a CDS encoding ABC transporter ATP-binding protein — translated: MASVVYDNATRLYPGGERPAVDKLNLEVADGEFLVLVGPSGCGKSTSLRMLAGLEDVNSGRILIGDRDVTDVQPKDRDIAMVFQNYALYPHMTVADNMGFALKIAGVKKDEIKTRVAEAAKILDLTQYLERKPKALSGGQRQRVAMGRAIVRQPQVFLMDEPLSNLDAKLRVQTRTQIAQLQRRLGVTTVYVTHDQVEAMTMGDRVAVLKDGLLMQVDSPRRMYDHPNNVFVAGFIGSPAMNLLNLDVVDGGVKFGSTTIPVPRDTLQETGSTVTIGVRPEDLDLADDGLPVEVDVVEELGADAYLYGRAKLGSSEQQIIARVDGRRPPQAGSTVRVVPKSNHIHLFSSKDGQRIGD
- the otsB gene encoding trehalose-phosphatase, with protein sequence MSASPSSSSSPPAGGDGALLSELRAAIDALSAAPSVLLAFDFDGVLAPIVEQPGAARSLPASAASLAALARVDRVSVALVSGRAMASLREVADPPDGALLVASHGAEGDGVPSDLDDEQRALLARVVEAVRAVADAHEGTHLELKPAGAVLHTRSAARDAAAEASRLVADGPGAWEGVRALRGKEVVELSVVEADKGSALVALRDRLAERTGTRPVVLYAGDDVTDEDAFGALEPAAGDVGVKVGDGETAAEFRVGTPEDVSALLQHLVSVLRG
- the otsA gene encoding alpha,alpha-trehalose-phosphate synthase (UDP-forming), which translates into the protein MPQAVGEYDFVVVANRLPVDRVVADDGSTSWRTSPGGLVTALEPVMRRAEGAWVGWSGDAGEAPEPFDGEDMHLVPVPLSEEEVSTYYEGFSNDTLWPLYHDVIAVPTYHRAWWDAYVKVNRRFAEAAAAQAARGATVWVQDYQLQLVPAVLRELRPDLKIGFFNHIPFPPYELFAQMPWRRQVVEGLLGADLVGFQRQSDANNFLRVCRRLLGLDSRRHRITVRDDDRGERQVHAAAFPISIDTPAYEELAAQPSVQSRVTEVRFELGAPRKLLLGVDRLDYTKGIMHRLKAYGELLDDGVVDPEDTVLVQVATPSRERVDSYRQLRDEIELAVGRINGEHGSIGRAAVHYLHHNQPREEMSALYQAADVMLVTALRDGMNLVAKEYAASRLDERGVLVLSEFTGAADELGGALLVNPHDISGLKRAVHQALEMPEKEQTRRMRQLRRRVRTHDVTRWAEAFLSALETGQGSGAATPEAEQAAAGAR
- a CDS encoding serine/threonine-protein kinase — encoded protein: MDARTSGLGARDSAALRAPGPPTGTPASQGPATPSVIGRLGPYRLLQVIGGGGMGVVHLGLDPAGRAVAIKVLRPHVAADPSARSRLAREVDALQRVRSPRVAEVLDADPDADQPYVVTEFVPAPPLDLLVEREGPLGGAALGRLGLGLGDALAAIHHAGVVHRDLKPGNVLVADGDPVVIDFGIAQVADDVRLTSAGLVMGTPGYLAPEVLDGASPTSSGDWWGWAATLAFAATGRPPFGTGPSEAVLSRVRRGAADVTGAPEPLVGLLRSALSPEPSLRPPPRRLRQAVQALLDPDVGTWPPVRTGSSAAPTAAVPLHRPAARTSAVPALHVQPSSAQSSTALPETTVMPEAAPPLDGAPPEAAPVPWPEPAARSSGPARRAEAPTELVGGLAAARPERSESTRVLPSEAPVTRPHDSAQHDRTQVVPPYDGTHRAGAPYEPPPGYERPAPPAPAPPYAPIGEGAEQGRPATGAVLLLLLLVAVALGAVAPLVAASAVAVAVVLARTVDRSVAAVVRRRYERGPRRSDGTVAALALPGQLLVALFASLPALLLPAAMAVSTAFLVGWAIAPQSTPVPGQALPLAAAVLVGAVTAWWGPGSRTVRRGSRTAVRGALPGRTSSRVAVSVLALVLVACVIVVVNSGGTPDWTPLTDAPPGLG